The proteins below come from a single Ruficoccus amylovorans genomic window:
- a CDS encoding sialidase family protein produces the protein MKNTCPRLGLRSWKWFVPLAALLLVLFVTGSCQPASEHVPGVVIVHSPASSEKYIGSPSIAILPDGRYVASHDFFGAGNKGPRTLIYRSDDRGETWTYLTEVAQTWSVLFVHRDQLYLLGRNPQGVVIRHSADGGESWTDPVDETSGLLLRGKFHCAPGPVTEHDERLWHAMESVEDDGEWAEKFRAFMMSVPTDADLLQAANWTSSNRLSYNQDRWRGMGWLEGNAVPTPDGKMLNILRLARQTGIATVIEVSPDGTWSSFNPKDGYIDFPGGAKKFTIRYDPKSEHYWSITNYIRPLDRFKTLHPGWIRNTAALISSPDLKHWTVRRTLLYHPDVYWHGFQYWDWQFDGDDIIGVSRTAYDDGEGGANNYHDANYLTFHRVENFRTDEAPGAGD, from the coding sequence ATGAAAAATACCTGCCCCCGCCTTGGCCTGCGCAGTTGGAAGTGGTTCGTGCCACTGGCTGCTCTCCTGCTGGTTCTCTTTGTCACCGGATCATGCCAACCGGCCAGCGAGCACGTGCCCGGTGTCGTCATCGTGCATTCCCCCGCCTCGTCTGAAAAGTACATTGGCAGCCCGTCCATCGCGATACTGCCGGACGGTCGTTATGTAGCCAGCCATGATTTTTTCGGGGCCGGCAACAAGGGGCCGAGGACTCTCATCTACCGCAGCGATGACCGCGGGGAAACCTGGACCTACCTCACCGAAGTCGCTCAGACCTGGTCGGTGCTCTTCGTCCACAGGGACCAGCTCTACCTCCTGGGCCGCAACCCTCAAGGCGTGGTCATCCGGCATTCGGCAGACGGTGGCGAGAGCTGGACCGACCCGGTTGACGAAACCTCGGGACTATTGTTGCGGGGAAAGTTCCACTGTGCGCCGGGGCCCGTCACTGAACACGACGAACGACTCTGGCACGCGATGGAATCGGTCGAGGACGACGGCGAGTGGGCCGAGAAATTCCGGGCGTTTATGATGTCTGTCCCGACAGATGCCGACCTGCTCCAGGCCGCTAATTGGACTTCTTCCAATCGCCTTTCCTACAACCAGGACCGCTGGCGGGGTATGGGCTGGCTGGAGGGCAACGCCGTCCCAACCCCCGATGGGAAAATGCTCAATATCCTTCGGCTGGCCCGGCAAACCGGCATCGCCACCGTCATTGAGGTTTCCCCGGACGGTACATGGTCCAGTTTTAACCCCAAGGACGGCTACATCGACTTCCCGGGCGGGGCCAAGAAATTCACCATTCGCTACGACCCCAAGAGCGAGCATTACTGGTCGATCACGAACTACATCCGCCCCCTGGACCGTTTCAAGACGCTTCATCCGGGCTGGATCCGCAACACCGCTGCGCTTATCTCCTCCCCTGACCTCAAACACTGGACGGTGCGCCGGACCTTACTCTATCACCCGGATGTGTACTGGCACGGCTTCCAGTATTGGGATTGGCAGTTCGACGGTGACGATATTATCGGAGTCTCCCGCACCGCCTACGATGATGGCGAGGGCGGCGCCAACAACTACCACGACGCCAACTACCTGACCTTTCACCGGGTCGAAAATTTTCGTACCGACGAAGCACCTGGCGCTGGAGATTAA
- a CDS encoding sialate O-acetylesterase: MLRIKKIVLYLFEISLLPICISVSQADSDRTPLPPKENFHLYLLAGQSNMSGRGVVEEQDKIPHPRVLMLNQEGQWVAATEPVHYDKSGTGVGPGRTFAMSIAADDETITIGLIPSACGGSSITHWAPGAYFDQTQSHPFDDALSRTRLAMKDGTLKGILWHQGEADSTPELSPLYKHRLEVLIERFRTEFNDPQLPFIIGQLGHFPQRRWTEERQHIDRAHREIAKEVQLVGFVSSEGLTSKPDNLHFDAASQREFGQRYAEVYRELVQENDPDFPAAP; this comes from the coding sequence ATGCTTCGTATTAAAAAAATCGTACTTTATCTCTTCGAGATATCCCTGTTACCGATATGCATCAGCGTATCTCAAGCAGATAGCGACCGGACACCGTTGCCCCCCAAAGAGAACTTCCACCTCTATCTGCTGGCTGGACAATCCAATATGTCAGGACGAGGGGTTGTGGAAGAGCAGGACAAAATCCCGCATCCGCGTGTTCTCATGCTGAATCAGGAAGGCCAGTGGGTCGCCGCCACTGAACCGGTCCATTACGACAAAAGCGGAACCGGCGTCGGGCCTGGCCGCACTTTTGCCATGTCAATCGCGGCCGATGACGAAACAATCACCATCGGCCTTATCCCCAGTGCGTGCGGCGGTTCGTCTATCACGCATTGGGCCCCGGGGGCCTATTTCGACCAAACCCAAAGCCACCCCTTTGACGACGCACTCTCCCGTACCCGCCTTGCCATGAAAGACGGCACCCTCAAAGGCATACTCTGGCACCAGGGCGAGGCCGACTCCACACCTGAACTCTCCCCCCTCTACAAGCACCGGCTGGAGGTGCTGATTGAGCGTTTCCGGACAGAGTTTAACGACCCGCAGTTACCTTTTATCATTGGCCAGTTAGGCCATTTTCCACAACGCCGCTGGACAGAAGAACGCCAGCACATAGACCGGGCTCATCGTGAGATCGCGAAGGAGGTGCAACTCGTCGGGTTCGTATCGAGCGAGGGCTTGACGAGCAAGCCCGATAACCTCCACTTCGACGCAGCGTCACAGCGAGAGTTCGGACAACGATACGCAGAGGTTTACCGGGAGCTGGTCCAGGAGAACGACCCTGATTTCCCCGCTGCTCCGTAA
- a CDS encoding BatD family protein, with protein sequence MRFLTGIFLSIFLCGALSAQDVRVESSFEPSIMHAGETGIYRFTVSKQESGRNVMAFRGFDIDFSAIRGIPGLQVSYLGPSQNVSIINSQTMVSVSHQFRVRADEAGEFTLPAFPITLDGKSYTVPAATLKVLARSQAAVAAAGQSMQMELILPRDKIYVGESLPVQIRLYIRRDIQVSHLGSEVPVKIGDAFAVSDFSDPAQRQVERNGEIYQEVVWQAVVTPYKAGDYPLVFQEDVYAYAPEQNRGRSRDPFESIFNRIGMRDVQKVSLYTNQDEDLKVLDLPAEGRPADFSGAVGIFRTSQPTVDPTKAQVGEPMTLSFNIEGSGNFDRFSPPVAADSQGWRVYNPEETFAPTDRYRYQGRMTYNYVIIPRDESVTETPEVTFNYFNPDTEKYVELKLPPRPVTITPPPPGQRPNIPPPTTANQPATSTASRHPELLPIKTTVTAWGQSMRPLFLSPWFLGAQVVPLGVLVGLALTRRRHNRLLTDPRYAREVRARKLLKPRLAAARKAATSGDHAAFYAEAQRVIQCAVGRLVDQTSEALLADEIDALLTARSVDPAIRKQTQDFLHAGDALKFGGLKRADIDLPREMSRLETLATQLMKLS encoded by the coding sequence ATGCGCTTTCTTACTGGCATATTTCTGAGCATCTTCCTGTGCGGCGCACTGTCCGCGCAGGATGTGCGCGTGGAGAGTTCGTTCGAGCCCTCGATCATGCACGCGGGTGAAACCGGCATTTACCGCTTCACCGTCTCGAAGCAGGAAAGCGGGCGCAATGTGATGGCGTTTCGCGGTTTCGACATCGACTTCAGCGCGATACGGGGCATACCCGGCTTGCAGGTTTCCTACCTCGGGCCGAGCCAGAACGTAAGCATCATCAACTCCCAGACGATGGTCAGCGTCTCGCATCAGTTCCGCGTCCGCGCGGACGAGGCGGGCGAGTTCACCCTGCCCGCCTTTCCCATCACGCTCGACGGCAAGAGCTATACCGTGCCAGCCGCCACCCTCAAGGTGCTGGCCCGCTCGCAGGCCGCCGTCGCCGCCGCCGGGCAGTCCATGCAGATGGAGCTTATCCTTCCCCGCGACAAGATCTACGTCGGCGAGTCCCTCCCCGTCCAGATCCGGCTCTACATCCGCCGCGACATCCAGGTCTCCCACCTGGGCAGCGAGGTGCCGGTCAAGATCGGCGACGCCTTCGCGGTGAGCGATTTCTCCGACCCGGCCCAGCGGCAAGTCGAGCGCAACGGCGAGATTTACCAGGAGGTCGTGTGGCAGGCCGTCGTTACCCCGTACAAGGCAGGGGACTACCCGCTGGTCTTTCAGGAGGATGTCTACGCCTATGCTCCCGAACAGAACCGAGGCCGTTCGCGTGATCCGTTTGAGAGCATCTTCAACCGCATCGGCATGCGCGACGTGCAAAAGGTCTCCCTCTATACCAATCAGGACGAAGATCTCAAAGTGCTCGACCTGCCCGCAGAAGGGCGACCGGCAGATTTCAGCGGGGCGGTCGGGATTTTCCGCACCAGCCAGCCCACGGTCGATCCGACCAAGGCCCAGGTCGGCGAACCCATGACCCTGAGCTTCAACATCGAAGGCTCGGGTAACTTCGATCGCTTCTCGCCGCCAGTGGCGGCGGACTCGCAGGGCTGGCGCGTCTATAACCCGGAGGAAACCTTTGCCCCCACAGACCGCTACCGCTATCAGGGCCGCATGACCTACAACTACGTCATCATCCCGCGCGACGAGTCCGTAACCGAAACACCGGAAGTGACGTTCAACTATTTCAATCCCGACACCGAAAAATACGTCGAGCTGAAGCTCCCGCCGCGCCCGGTCACGATCACCCCTCCCCCGCCCGGCCAGCGCCCGAACATCCCTCCCCCCACGACCGCCAATCAGCCCGCTACAAGCACCGCTTCGCGTCACCCCGAGCTGTTGCCGATCAAGACCACCGTGACCGCCTGGGGGCAGTCCATGCGCCCGCTTTTTCTCTCGCCGTGGTTCCTTGGGGCGCAAGTCGTTCCGCTGGGCGTGCTGGTCGGTCTGGCCCTGACCCGCCGCCGCCACAACCGCTTGCTCACCGACCCACGCTACGCCCGCGAAGTCCGCGCCCGCAAGCTTCTGAAGCCCCGTCTGGCCGCCGCCCGCAAAGCCGCCACCTCGGGCGATCACGCCGCCTTTTACGCCGAGGCCCAGCGCGTCATCCAGTGCGCGGTCGGAAGGCTCGTTGACCAGACCTCCGAGGCCCTGCTGGCCGACGAGATCGACGCCCTGCTGACTGCACGCTCCGTCGATCCGGCCATCCGCAAACAGACGCAGGACTTCCTCCACGCCGGGGACGCGCTCAAGTTCGGCGGACTCAAGCGGGCCGACATCGACCTGCCCCGCGAAATGTCCCGCCTGGAAACCCTCGCCACGCAACTGATGAAACTCTCATGA
- a CDS encoding VWA domain-containing protein: MTFLTPVWLYVIPAALLVLWAIFHLSARARRRQLSTFAADRLLGGLLRSFSSGRRRFKHLLIAAGVALVLLALARPQYGFTWRETPARGIDVLFVLDSSKSMLAQDIRPNRLERAKFAILDFVEKIQGDRVGLVAFAGNAFLQCPLTLDYDAFDMSLKAVDTNVISHGGTDIARALAEAENAFSANNNHKVVVLITDGEDLEQSGVDKARQLAKDGMTIYTVGVGTPEGELIPIRGANGQVEYLRDSDGKPVTTHLDEETLKEIAQATGGFYVPLGTSGYGLEQVYEAGLKSIPDQDLGSHRQRIGLERFQWPLGLAIFLLAWEPLVGTRRLFLRQRARKLAGLKQAATLAVFFVVAAWILPSSAQAQSGNPAVAPAPIPAQPAPGQKIPVGQDEPDTPEAETPPPVVIPPNANPAKLYRSGNYAAAAQLYAQALEANPTDTETRYNLGNSLYAQGQYEAARQAYEQALAALDLKLQADAFYNLGNSSYQLGKAALADTAPAPEIQQANETAFAQTQQALDTGNDILKRAEPNRVPAALRNEQTQQSAVPQQEIQQAIQQAEQAKQATTAAQEQSQLAATAGESSTNFWQQALDEYRSSLELAPDSTDASHNRQLVERKLTQQQAHNEEFTKAAERHAENTEVLDMMIEELKKLLEQDQQDQNQDQQNQDQQNQDQQQNDQQQSQDQQQQNDNQQQQDQQNNQQSNSDSSQQQNQDQSQQNQQNSGQQDQQNSQNQNQDQQSGQDDQQQQNEKSEQDQSAEQQQSGDEEQPDQQDSQKPDEQSAGEDQSEQNEDKGEEPGEDESAQGKDEQQPQSPEQEQPGQDQQGSESGQQPQDEKGPSESGLSEEQLQELSEQVAQEQSAAQAGEKGGDEKAAAAAAAGEATGEEKDVRRVPGVMTREEARLLLDALKKDDKKLPSLYVPRQYNVDDEGKRKDW, encoded by the coding sequence GTGACCTTCCTCACTCCAGTCTGGCTTTACGTCATCCCCGCCGCGCTGCTTGTGCTGTGGGCTATCTTCCACCTCTCCGCCCGCGCCCGCCGACGGCAGTTGAGCACCTTCGCCGCCGACCGGCTTCTTGGCGGCCTGCTGCGCTCGTTCAGCTCGGGCCGCCGCCGCTTCAAGCACCTGCTCATCGCCGCCGGGGTTGCGCTCGTCCTGCTCGCGCTGGCCCGCCCGCAGTACGGCTTCACCTGGCGCGAAACGCCCGCCCGCGGCATCGACGTGCTCTTCGTACTCGACTCCTCCAAGAGCATGCTCGCCCAGGACATCCGCCCCAACCGCCTCGAACGCGCCAAGTTCGCCATCCTCGACTTTGTGGAAAAAATCCAGGGCGACCGCGTCGGGCTCGTTGCCTTCGCCGGGAACGCCTTCCTGCAGTGCCCGCTTACGCTCGACTACGACGCCTTCGATATGTCGCTCAAGGCCGTGGACACCAACGTCATTTCCCACGGCGGGACCGACATCGCCCGCGCCTTGGCCGAGGCCGAAAATGCTTTCAGCGCGAACAACAACCACAAAGTCGTCGTGCTCATCACCGACGGCGAAGACCTGGAGCAAAGCGGGGTGGACAAAGCCCGCCAACTGGCCAAAGACGGCATGACCATTTACACCGTCGGCGTCGGCACGCCCGAGGGTGAGCTCATCCCCATCCGCGGTGCCAACGGCCAGGTCGAGTACCTGCGCGACAGCGACGGCAAGCCCGTCACCACCCACCTCGACGAGGAAACCCTCAAGGAAATCGCCCAGGCCACGGGCGGCTTCTACGTGCCGCTGGGCACATCCGGCTACGGGTTGGAGCAGGTTTACGAGGCCGGGCTCAAGTCCATCCCCGACCAGGATCTCGGCAGTCACCGCCAGCGCATCGGGCTGGAGCGTTTCCAGTGGCCGCTCGGGCTGGCCATCTTCCTGCTCGCGTGGGAGCCACTCGTGGGTACGCGCCGCCTTTTCCTGCGCCAGCGCGCCCGCAAACTCGCCGGCCTCAAGCAGGCCGCCACCCTCGCCGTGTTTTTTGTAGTGGCGGCGTGGATACTGCCCTCGTCCGCGCAGGCGCAGAGCGGAAACCCGGCGGTCGCCCCGGCCCCCATTCCGGCGCAACCGGCACCGGGGCAAAAAATTCCCGTCGGGCAGGACGAGCCTGACACTCCCGAAGCGGAAACGCCGCCACCGGTCGTCATCCCGCCCAACGCCAACCCGGCCAAACTGTATCGGTCCGGCAACTACGCCGCTGCCGCCCAGCTCTACGCCCAGGCACTGGAGGCGAACCCCACCGACACCGAGACCCGCTACAACCTCGGCAACAGCCTTTACGCCCAGGGCCAGTACGAGGCCGCCCGCCAGGCTTACGAACAGGCACTGGCCGCGCTCGATCTCAAGCTCCAGGCCGACGCTTTCTACAACCTGGGCAACTCCAGCTACCAGCTCGGCAAGGCCGCGCTGGCCGACACCGCGCCAGCCCCCGAGATCCAGCAAGCCAACGAAACCGCCTTCGCCCAGACCCAACAGGCGCTCGACACCGGCAACGACATCCTCAAGCGCGCCGAACCCAACCGCGTGCCCGCCGCCCTCCGCAACGAGCAAACCCAGCAGTCCGCCGTCCCGCAGCAGGAGATCCAGCAGGCCATCCAGCAAGCCGAGCAGGCCAAGCAGGCGACCACCGCCGCGCAGGAGCAGAGCCAATTGGCAGCCACTGCGGGTGAGAGCAGCACTAACTTCTGGCAGCAGGCGCTGGACGAGTACCGCAGTTCGCTCGAACTGGCCCCCGACAGCACCGACGCGAGCCATAACCGCCAGCTTGTCGAGCGCAAGCTCACCCAGCAGCAGGCCCACAACGAGGAGTTTACCAAAGCCGCCGAGCGCCACGCCGAGAACACCGAAGTCCTCGACATGATGATCGAAGAGTTGAAAAAGCTGCTCGAACAGGACCAGCAGGACCAGAACCAAGACCAGCAAAACCAGGATCAACAGAATCAGGACCAGCAACAAAACGACCAGCAGCAGAGTCAGGATCAACAGCAGCAGAACGACAATCAGCAACAACAGGACCAGCAGAACAACCAGCAGTCCAACTCCGACTCCAGCCAGCAGCAGAATCAGGATCAGTCCCAGCAAAACCAGCAAAACAGCGGTCAGCAGGACCAACAGAATTCCCAGAACCAAAATCAGGACCAGCAATCCGGCCAGGACGACCAGCAACAGCAGAACGAAAAGTCTGAGCAGGACCAGTCCGCCGAGCAGCAGCAGTCGGGCGACGAGGAACAGCCCGACCAGCAGGACTCGCAAAAGCCGGACGAGCAATCAGCCGGTGAAGACCAGTCTGAGCAAAACGAAGACAAGGGCGAAGAACCCGGCGAGGACGAGTCCGCGCAAGGCAAGGACGAGCAGCAGCCCCAAAGCCCCGAGCAGGAACAGCCCGGCCAGGACCAGCAGGGTTCCGAGTCCGGCCAGCAACCGCAGGACGAAAAAGGCCCCAGCGAATCCGGCTTGAGCGAGGAGCAGCTTCAGGAGCTTTCCGAGCAGGTCGCGCAGGAGCAGTCCGCCGCCCAGGCCGGGGAGAAAGGCGGGGATGAAAAAGCCGCCGCCGCTGCCGCCGCAGGCGAGGCCACCGGCGAGGAAAAGGATGTGCGCCGTGTCCCCGGCGTGATGACCCGCGAGGAGGCCCGTCTCCTCCTTGACGCTTTGAAAAAAGATGATAAAAAACTGCCCTCCCTGTATGTCCCACGCCAATACAATGTGGACGACGAGGGCAAACGTAAGGATTGGTAG
- a CDS encoding tetratricopeptide repeat protein: MKRALLILCLLVSTLGLQAAEGSLDERFVAANQAYDDGQYEQAINGYTQLLEESPSATVYYNLGNAYYLSGQYGQAILQYQRCLVLSPDNADAQANLKLAQDAAQVDPPERVWYETYAQSTSVNCWTWLAVAGFWGAAFLIILPPLYGWRSPWRALLLALCILGGGAGVAGLTGYHFMSAEGIVLADDAPLQLAPTSTSPAKTFLHAGTSATVKQIHGEYAYVVTPTGDQGWISQKVFGKIWDMR; the protein is encoded by the coding sequence ATGAAACGCGCCCTGCTAATCCTTTGCCTGCTGGTTTCCACCCTCGGCCTGCAAGCCGCCGAAGGTTCGCTCGACGAACGCTTTGTCGCCGCCAACCAGGCTTACGACGACGGCCAGTACGAGCAGGCCATCAATGGCTACACGCAACTGCTGGAGGAAAGCCCTTCGGCCACCGTTTACTACAACCTTGGCAACGCCTACTACCTCAGCGGCCAGTACGGGCAAGCGATTCTCCAATACCAGCGCTGCCTCGTCCTCTCTCCCGACAACGCCGACGCGCAGGCCAACCTCAAACTCGCCCAGGACGCCGCCCAGGTGGACCCGCCGGAACGCGTCTGGTACGAGACCTACGCGCAGAGCACGTCGGTCAACTGTTGGACCTGGCTCGCGGTCGCGGGCTTCTGGGGCGCGGCCTTTCTCATCATCCTGCCGCCGCTCTACGGCTGGCGCAGCCCGTGGCGCGCCCTGCTGCTTGCCCTCTGCATCCTCGGCGGCGGCGCGGGCGTGGCCGGCCTGACCGGCTACCACTTCATGAGCGCGGAGGGCATTGTCCTGGCCGACGATGCGCCGCTCCAGCTCGCCCCCACCTCGACCAGCCCGGCCAAGACCTTTCTGCACGCTGGCACCAGCGCCACCGTCAAGCAGATCCACGGCGAGTACGCCTACGTCGTCACCCCAACGGGCGATCAGGGCTGGATCAGCCAGAAGGTTTTCGGCAAAATCTGGGACATGCGTTAG
- a CDS encoding VWA domain-containing protein has product MSTSLQFHNPELLWLLALLPVLILLRGRSGRNAAMTFSSVALARAVSGKIRTRAGAFLFFLRLLALAALIVAIARPQLGKGHSEIESSGIDIILAVDVSGSMRALDFATQDDLANRLDIVKRTISNFIEERPNDRIGMIAFAKEPFLVSPLTLNHEWLLKLVDNLKIGRIDETATAIGPAIGMASNRLRDLQAKSRIVILLTDGEDNVNKVPPVAAAEAAKAFGIKFYTIAAGSIGNVPMPRLNANGEYLRDRSGRIVYDLMRSEIDDKMLQEVADVTGGKFYHATNKDELAKIYDEIDQLEKTKVKLKHYSTYEELFLWPACLALGLIGLEQLLANTRFKRIP; this is encoded by the coding sequence ATGAGTACCTCGCTCCAGTTTCACAACCCGGAACTGCTCTGGCTGCTCGCCCTGCTGCCGGTGCTGATCCTCCTGCGCGGGCGCTCGGGGCGCAACGCGGCCATGACCTTCTCCAGCGTCGCGCTGGCCCGCGCCGTCAGCGGCAAGATCCGCACCCGCGCCGGGGCGTTTTTGTTTTTCCTGCGCCTGCTGGCGCTGGCCGCGCTCATCGTCGCCATCGCCCGCCCGCAGTTGGGCAAGGGGCACTCGGAGATCGAGTCCAGCGGCATCGACATCATCCTGGCAGTGGACGTTTCGGGGTCGATGCGGGCGCTCGACTTCGCCACGCAGGACGACCTGGCCAACCGCCTCGATATCGTCAAGCGCACGATTTCCAACTTCATCGAGGAGCGCCCCAACGACCGCATCGGCATGATCGCCTTCGCCAAGGAGCCGTTCCTGGTCAGCCCGCTCACCCTCAACCACGAGTGGCTGCTCAAGCTGGTGGACAACTTAAAAATCGGCCGCATCGACGAGACCGCCACCGCCATCGGCCCGGCCATCGGCATGGCCAGTAACCGCCTGCGTGACCTCCAGGCCAAGAGCCGCATCGTCATCCTCCTGACTGACGGCGAGGACAACGTGAACAAAGTCCCGCCCGTAGCCGCCGCCGAAGCCGCCAAGGCCTTCGGGATCAAGTTCTATACCATCGCCGCCGGTTCCATCGGCAACGTACCCATGCCCCGGCTCAACGCCAATGGCGAGTACCTGCGCGACCGCTCCGGGCGCATTGTTTACGACCTGATGCGCAGCGAGATCGACGACAAGATGCTTCAGGAGGTGGCCGACGTGACCGGGGGCAAGTTCTACCACGCCACCAACAAGGATGAGCTGGCGAAAATTTACGACGAGATCGACCAACTCGAAAAAACCAAGGTCAAGCTCAAGCACTACTCCACCTACGAGGAGTTGTTCCTCTGGCCCGCCTGCCTCGCCCTGGGGCTGATCGGGCTGGAGCAACTGCTGGCCAACACCCGTTTCAAGCGCATCCCGTGA
- a CDS encoding DUF58 domain-containing protein — MQSTDRTREILKKVRQVEIRTNRLVTDALAGAYHSIFKGQGMDFEEVREYTPGDDVRSIDWNVTAKMDRPFIKKFREERELTIMLLVDLSASGGFGSAEESKRERAAEIASVLAFSAVRNNDKVGLILFTDQVEAVVLPKKGRQHVLRVIREILYFEPQSTGTDIVNALDTMNRMLKRRAVAFLVTDFLQGPDGRLPDPADRHGDAVFRTLTLTNKRHDLTAIVMADPREAELPDIGIVTLEDAETGQVVEVDTSSRQLRALYKRENERRVDLLQRGLRQSGVGVIPVSTTEPYITRLRQYFSNRSKRR, encoded by the coding sequence ATGCAGTCAACCGACAGAACCCGCGAAATCCTCAAAAAAGTCCGGCAGGTCGAGATCCGCACCAATCGCTTGGTGACGGACGCGCTCGCCGGGGCTTACCACAGCATTTTCAAGGGCCAGGGGATGGACTTCGAGGAAGTCCGCGAGTACACCCCCGGTGACGACGTGCGCTCCATCGACTGGAACGTCACGGCCAAGATGGACCGGCCCTTTATCAAGAAATTCCGCGAGGAGCGCGAGCTGACCATCATGCTTCTGGTGGACCTCTCGGCCTCAGGGGGCTTCGGCTCCGCCGAGGAGTCCAAGCGTGAGCGCGCCGCCGAGATCGCCAGCGTGCTCGCCTTTTCCGCCGTGCGCAACAACGACAAGGTCGGGCTGATCCTCTTCACCGACCAGGTCGAGGCCGTCGTTTTACCGAAAAAGGGACGCCAGCACGTCCTGCGCGTCATCCGCGAGATTCTTTACTTCGAGCCGCAGAGCACGGGTACGGACATCGTCAACGCGCTCGACACCATGAACCGCATGCTCAAGCGCCGCGCCGTGGCCTTTCTCGTGACGGACTTCCTGCAAGGCCCCGATGGTCGCCTCCCCGATCCGGCTGACCGGCACGGTGACGCCGTTTTCCGCACCCTCACGCTGACCAACAAGCGCCACGACCTCACCGCCATCGTCATGGCTGACCCGCGTGAGGCCGAGCTGCCCGACATCGGGATCGTCACCCTGGAGGACGCCGAGACCGGGCAGGTCGTCGAGGTCGATACCTCCAGCCGCCAGCTCCGCGCCCTCTACAAGCGGGAGAACGAGCGCCGCGTGGACCTGCTCCAGCGTGGCCTGCGCCAGTCCGGTGTGGGCGTCATCCCCGTCAGCACGACCGAGCCGTACATCACCCGCCTGCGGCAGTATTTTTCCAACCGGAGCAAGCGCCGATGA
- a CDS encoding platelet-activating factor acetylhydrolase IB subunit: MKRKLLKSFILSLSLLSAGSGLSLGQSDPCAVEIGSHTAVTPVGRPDVSWWMPRHEAVLERVAEGDVDLIMIGDSITHGWEKSGKATWDEYYAPRNAVNMGFSGDRTEHVLWRLQNGEIDNIDPKLAVLMIGTNNSGGNQYSAEQIADGIKAIVCTLRTELPDTKVLILAIFPRGDAAQRKDETKGASYNEMWAKNAKASELVSQLADDKMIFFLDINDAFLDENGVLPREVMPDLLHPREKGYQIWAEAMEPSISALMLENQ; the protein is encoded by the coding sequence ATGAAGAGAAAACTACTCAAATCGTTTATCCTGTCTCTCTCTCTGCTGTCGGCTGGCAGCGGACTTTCCCTGGGGCAGTCTGACCCCTGCGCCGTGGAGATCGGCTCGCATACGGCCGTCACTCCCGTCGGTCGCCCGGACGTCAGTTGGTGGATGCCCCGGCACGAGGCCGTGTTGGAGCGTGTCGCCGAGGGCGATGTGGACCTGATCATGATCGGGGACTCGATCACACACGGCTGGGAAAAGTCCGGCAAGGCGACCTGGGACGAATACTACGCCCCGCGCAACGCTGTCAACATGGGCTTCAGCGGTGACCGCACCGAGCACGTTCTGTGGCGCCTGCAAAACGGTGAAATCGACAACATCGACCCGAAGCTGGCCGTCCTCATGATCGGAACCAACAACTCCGGCGGCAACCAATACTCCGCCGAACAAATCGCTGACGGCATCAAGGCTATCGTCTGCACCCTTCGTACCGAACTGCCCGACACGAAGGTGCTCATCCTCGCCATCTTCCCCCGTGGAGATGCCGCCCAACGCAAGGATGAAACCAAGGGCGCTTCTTACAATGAGATGTGGGCCAAGAATGCCAAAGCCAGCGAACTGGTTTCCCAACTGGCCGACGACAAGATGATCTTCTTCCTCGACATCAACGACGCCTTCCTCGACGAAAACGGCGTACTGCCCCGTGAAGTCATGCCCGACCTGCTCCACCCCCGCGAGAAGGGTTACCAGATCTGGGCCGAAGCCATGGAGCCGAGCATCTCCGCCCTCATGCTGGAAAACCAGTAA